In Panicum virgatum strain AP13 chromosome 5K, P.virgatum_v5, whole genome shotgun sequence, the genomic window GATATGGCATAGTCTACAAGGGTTATTTGCGTGATGGCTCTGTCGTTGCTGTTAAAAGGCTGAAGGATTATAATGCTGTTGGTGGGGAGGTTCAATTCCAAACTGAAGTTGAAGTCATAAGCTTGGCTGTTCATCGCAATCTCCTCCGTCTTATTGGATTCTGCACTACAGAAAGCGAGCGATTACTTGTTTATCCTTATATGCCTAATGGAAGTGTTGCTTCTCAACTGCGGGGTtagtctccctccctccctccttgcTTGAGACTTCCATGTGGATATGTTTGTTGCTAGCCAGCCCAAATTCTTTGAAATCTGCAAGTCCACATAATTGCCCTATTTTTGGATGTATcatagtctatgtttaatatctGCTTTCCAACATTTGCTTGGTGTTAGTGCATTAAGTTACTATTGTAGTTTTGTGTTGTCTAGGTCGTACCTTAGGCTTTAGGACAAACGGGCAAGCTTGCATGTACCTTACCTTATGTTTACTATTGCAGCTGCTCTGCTTAGTCATTACTCAGTAGATAGTCACCACATGCTCAATTTTTACCATGGAATCATAGTAAGTACATGTGGTTTTGTGCGTTGTCTAGCCTGAAAAATCAGATGTGCCATATGGATATTACAATATAAAAATGTATTAGCCTAATTTATTCAGTGATTTGAATACCTGGCTAGCTTGGCTTCGCCATTCTGGTATGGCGGCATTGACCGTTGAGTTGTGTTGATCAAATCAAATCCTACTCATGTGCCTGTTGGAATTCTGCCTTCAAGTCCAGTTTTAGAATATGAACTGAACCCATTCAAACATCACATGTCTAGCTACATTTAACTCTAGCATGGGGGGTATTAAGCTTAATCAATATGATCAAGCATCATATGAGCAGCACCCGCAAATATCATCCTCTATGCATGCAAATTAACTTTGTTTAATTTTTCTTCAGAGCATGTAAATGGCAAGCCAGCTCTTGATTGGTCAAGGAGAAAGAGGATAGCACTAGGAACAGCACGAGGTCTGCTTTATCTGCATGAGCAGTGCGATCCGAAAATAATCCATCGTGATGTGAAAGCTTCCAACGTGCTTCTTGATGAATATTTCGAAGCAATTGTGGGAGATTTTGGATTGGCAAAACTTTTAGATCATAGGGAATCCCATGTTACCACTGCAGTGCGTGGGACAGTTGGACATATAGCACCAGAGTATCTTTCAACTGGCCAGTCATCTGAAAAGACTGATGTGTTTGGATTCGGAGTTCTTTTAGTTGAGTTGATCACTGGTCAGAAGGCATTAGATTTTGGAAGAGTAGCAAATCAGAAGGGTGGAGTGCTCGATTGGGTAAGTATGCATCTTGTCGTTTACTATTTCAATCTGGGTATTTGCTTTAAagctttaaataaaaaaaatggtcTAACAGAGTTTTCTTGTTATTAAAGGCTCATTAGTTTGTATTTCCCTGAACATGTCTCCTCATACTCCTGTCTGGTTTCAGGTTAAGAAACTTCATCAAGAAAAGCAGCTAAGCTTGATGGTGGACAAAGACCTGGGTAGCAACTACGATAGGGTCGAGCTGGAGGAAATGGTTCAGGTGGCTTTGCTATGCACACAATACTACCCATCTCACCGCCCTCGGATGTCCGAGGTAATCAGGATGCTGGAAGGGGACGGGCTCGCAGAGAAATGGGAAGCATCACAGAACGTGGACACACCTAAGTCCGTCTCATCGGAGCTCTTGCCTCCAAAGTACATGGACTTTGCCGCGGACGAATCCTCGCTGGGCCTAGAAGCAATGGAGCTCTCCGGACCAAGGTGACCCGACTGACCGGCCGGATCAAGTCATAGCATAGATGCATAGATGCTTGCCATATGAAGCCTATTGCTGTATTACATTCAATTTGTTTAGGTGTAGAGCCGAGGGAAGGCGAAAAATTTTCCGGTCGATGTAGGGTGTGTGATCTGTTCTGTGGTCTGTCTATAGCTGTGCTGGCATTCATTTGTACATACAGCAGCATTGTGCGAGGTGAGCCCATCCTTGTTGCGCATCTGCTTGGTGGCAAAGAGATGAGATGAATGAGTATATATAGAAATGAAATTTTCCCAGTGCAGTTTGTGCCTGTTTTTGGTTTTGCCTGCTGAAGGCCTGTGCAGTTGATACGCTGATGCTTCGTTTCACGCATCAGTTCATCAGCTTGTATCAGGGAtatctgctttttttttttctttgagagggggagattgagagctGTAACAGGGATACTATGTTACGACAGAAGGAACATGCTACAGGCATACGGATTGCATTGCTGCTGGCATGTGGTAGGCTGGTAGCACAGTATTTCTCTGTATACCACTGTGTGCGGTGTGCCCGGCACCTTAGCCAGGCGTCTGCAAGACTGCAAGTGCATGGAGGCATGGAGATGGAGCGAAGTGTGTGTGGCGAGCGCGAAAAGTGCGATGCGATGGAACCGGTCGATGGGAGTGTTTGTTAGCTGGATCCTAGCGGGTAGCCGCAGCCTGACCAGCACCATCGCGTCGCACCAACTGTTTTCTTTTCTGCAGCTACAAAGCTTGATGCATCACCTTACATCCAAACTAGGCAGGGACCTCTCGTCCCTTTCCTCCCCTGTTCTGAAGAATTTGTGGTGCCTTGAGCAATGTATTTTTACGAAACAGTAAGTAAGGTGGGCCCTAATAGAACTAGGTATTTGTTGTTTATCAATCTCACAATGTGCACAGCAAAAAACAGGTAGTAAGATGGACCCGTAGTAGTAAAAAGCGTGAGAGGAGAGGGTAGATAAAGAGCAGAGCTGAGAGAATCaatgtttttttatttcttacTACTAGGTAGTAAGCTTACTACCTGCTATTTGTTACTTACGGGTTCCACAATGATTACTACTGGGTAAGAAGACAATATTTACTGCTTACTACCTGCTTTTGTACCCCATTGTGGCTGCCCTCactgggccatggcggcggccacaCAGTGCCGCCTTGCAATCATCGAAGTGGATCGAGCAATGGTTCGTTACCCCCAGTAGAAAATGGTTCAGATCTTCAGCGATCCCGATAACGGCACGCCCTGGACTGGACAGTTGCAGCTCAGTTCGCAGACCAAAAGGTTCAGAGAGTAGCGTTTGAGGCCTTGGCAACTGCCTGACAGGCTTGACAGCAGAGTGGATGGCTGCGCCGGCCCGGCCGAAACGTCCGTCGGATATGACAAGGCCCTCCGCGTCCTGCCTGCGCGTCACATGCCCGTGGCCGTGGAACATGGCCCGGGGTCGAtgagccccgccccgccccgcggcGCGACGGCTGGCGGCGTGCGTCGccaggggccggccggccggccggccgctggAGGCGGTCAAGCGGCGGCATCATGCTGTGCCGTCAATCAAATCGgggccgagcgcgcgcgcggcgcggcgcggtgcgcgCACGGGGGCCTGGCGGCCTGCGGGACTGCGTGAGCACTAGAGTTAGAGCACGGccacgccgtggccgcggccgTTCGTTGGACAGGCTGACAGGCAAGCGGACAGACGCCGCCAGAGCCAGGCCAAGGCGAGCAGTAGATGGAGCGAGCCCATCACTCGCTGCGCCTTTCCCTGCACGCGTCCAATCGAGTCGCCCTCCTcgtcgtctcctcctcctcctcctcccgttcCGTCTCGCCCCGTCCGTCGCTCGCGTCGGCCCCCCCGGCATCATTGCCGATCACTGCACGCCCTTCTTCTCCGGACACCGCGCGTCCACTCCTCTCCTACACCCTTCTCTCGCCACCCTCGCTCGCAGCCTAGACCCGTCGTCTCCTCGCCTGCCCCAGTCCTCGTGGTGCGAGCCAGAAGACATGAGCAGCGCCAGGTGCGTCAAGCTTCTGCTGCTGGTCACGCTGATCCCGCTGGCGCTCAGGGCGGCCTCGCTGCTCCTCGgtggcgccgccgtgccggcgcCGTCCCACCACCGGCAATCCGCGACCAGGAGGAGCAGAGGCGCCGGCGATgctaccgccaccgccactgccaccgccgccgtccgtgCGAGCGTCTCGGCCGGTTTGGTGCCCGGACGACGGTCGTACCGCCAgacgaggcgccggcggcggaccgAGGGCGCCCTCGCCGCCTCGGACGGCGCGAGGCGGCtccggcaggccggcggcggcggcggctggttcGAGGACGACAAGAGGCTCGCGCCCACGGGGTCCAACCCGCTGCACAACCTGCGATGACGCCGGCTCGCCGACCTGCTgccgcgcccgccgctgctCAGCTCGTGAATCCATCTTGcagccttgcaggtcagcggcaATGGCGATGAGATTTTGGCTCCCGGTGGTAACGCCTACGATCTGAATATTGAATCCGCGATGTCTTCGATACCAGCGTGTGCATACTCCATTCTTGAGGGTCCATGTACATACAGTTTGAACACTTCTGAATTGAATTGGTGTGAAGAAATACTACCTGCGCATGTCATGCTTGCCTGCGATTGCTTCAAACGATCCGTGCGCTTCAGCTTCAACCATTGCGTATCTAATCTTGGTACGCTGTAAAAACTGTCAAATCCTCATGGACAATGGCTGTTGAAAACAGTAgcacttgctgaattttgcaGTTCCCTCAGTAACTGCGCTTAGGCTATGATTTCAGAAAGCCATAATTTGGCATAACGACGTTGAAACTCTCCACTTTTTGCACGTAGCTTTCGTAAAAATAGGAGGAATTATCAGGCGCTCAGTTCAGGCGCCCTGAGTGCATAGACGCACACGCCATGATCACAGGCTCGGGACGAAGCTTCACAGTACAGCAGTAGACTAGACTGTTCAGTTTTACTCTGGCACAGCCGCACAGACACGTTCGTAAAGAGGCAACTCTCACCGGACGGCCTCCTTTAGTTCTTTGCGCATTCCACAGTTTTCTTTTctcgaaaaaaaaggaagaaatgaAATAGAGAAAAAAATCAT contains:
- the LOC120710448 gene encoding uncharacterized protein LOC120710448, with amino-acid sequence MSSARCVKLLLLVTLIPLALRAASLLLGGAAVPAPSHHRQSATRRSRGAGDATATATATAAVRASVSAGLVPGRRSYRQTRRRRRTEGALAASDGARRLRQAGGGGGWFEDDKRLAPTGSNPLHNLR